The following are encoded together in the Equus przewalskii isolate Varuska chromosome 14, EquPr2, whole genome shotgun sequence genome:
- the LOC139075813 gene encoding uncharacterized protein, producing MAWGRRQDSRPREQPLPRSGDRKCLGVSRDQEEGQCGRSRGNNKESDRRQAFGIQARNQALPLLGSMLSSGRHDAHWKRKALNSDLLSGEWRGQFHSDFDHVICFGWWDISKESKQRFDKGLHTGDLLSWISALGSSRCEEPRDERSSKEKEVQPHQLCSPPVHSCTFFIVGPSSCGTWDAASAWLDEQCHVRAQDSNQRNTGPLAAERANLTTRPWGQPLKNCS from the exons ATGGcttggggaaggaggcaggattCCAGGCCCAGAGAACAGCCACTGCCAAGATCTGGAGACAGGAAATGTCTTGGTGTGTCCCGGGATCAagaggaaggccagtgtggcaggagcagagggaatAACAAGGAGAGTGACAGAAGACAAG CGTTTGGAATACAAGCAAGAAATCAAGCGTTGCCCCTACTGGGATCCATGCTAAGCAGTGGAAGACATGATGCTCATTGGAAGAGAAAGGCACTTAACTCAGACTTGTTGTCGGGGGAGTGGAGAGGACAG TTTCATTCTGACTTTGaccatgtgatttgctttggctgGTGGGACATCAGCAAAGAGAGCAAGCAGAGGTTTGATAAGGGCCTGCACACTGGGGACTTGCTGTCTTGGATCTCTGCCCTGGGATCTTCCCGATGTGAAGAACCCCGGGATGAAAGatcaagcaaagagaaagaggtcCAGCCACATCAGCTGTGCAG ccccccagtacacagctgtacattcttcattgtgggtccttctagttgtggcacgtgggacgccgcctcagcgtggcttgatgagcagtgccatgtccgcgcccaggattcgaaccaacgaaacactgggccgcttgcagcagagcgcgcgaacttaaccactcggccatggggccagcccctaaaaaactgttcttaa